One Plectropomus leopardus isolate mb chromosome 1, YSFRI_Pleo_2.0, whole genome shotgun sequence DNA segment encodes these proteins:
- the cln6a gene encoding ceroid-lipofuscinosis neuronal protein 6a — translation MQSVRKRRGNDLNTTETSTPGCLKENVSQQKRHHFHSDLWFCLTLQNWILDFGRPIAMIILPLEWFPLNKPSAGDYFHMAYNVITPFLLLKLIERSPRALPRSAVYLCIITFVMGASIHLVGDSINHRLILSGYQLHLSVRENPIIRDLKPASLIDSFELLYYYDEQLGHLMWYIPFFIILFIYFTGCFTKAKEQKRIPVPGWLLLGPSALYYWYLVTEGQITELFLLTFLAMVVMVIYQQRKGLSPDSNGLFLFCSFSVTVLLVALWVGYLWNDPVLRKKYPGLMYVPEPWSYYTLHIKNSH, via the exons ATGCAGTCTGTGCGAAAACGAAGAGGCAACGatttaaacacaacagaaactAG CACTCCTGGTTGTTTGAAGGAAAATGTGTCACAGCAGAAAAGGCATCACTTCCACTCTGACCTGTGGTTCTGTCTGACGCTGCagaactggatactggactttgGAAGGCCTATTGCAATG ATCATCCTCCCTCTGGAGTGGTTTCCCCTGAACAAACCCAGTGCTGGAGATTATTTCCACATGGCCTACAATGTCATAACACCATTCCTGCTGCTCAAG CTGATCGAGCGCAGTCCCAGAGCGCTGCCTCGCTCAGCGGTCTACCTCTGTATCATCACTTTTGTCATGGGAGCCAGCATCCACCTGGTGGGGGACTCCATCAACCACCGGCTCATCCTGAGCGGCTACCAGCTCCACCTGTCAGTCAGAGAGAACCCCATCATCAGAGACCTCAAACCTGCCTCACTG ATTGACTCCTTTGAGCTGCTGTATTATTATGATGAACAGCTGGGGCACTTAATGTG GTACATTCCTTTCTTCATCATCTTGTTCATCTATTTCACTGGCTGCTTCACCAAGGCCAAAGAACAGAAGCGGATCCCCGTCCCTGGTTGGCTGTTGCTGGGGCCCAGCGCCCTCTACTATTG GTACTTGGTCACTGAAGGACAAATCACTGAACTTTTCCTCCTCACTTTCCTCGCCATGGTTGTCATGGTGATCTATCAACAGCGTAAAGGCCTCAGCCCGGACAGTAACGGCCTCTTCCTGTTCTGTAGTTTCAGTGTTACTGTGCTGCTGGTGGCACTGTGGGTGGGCTATCTGTGGAACGACCCAGTGCTGCGCAAAAAGTACCCCGGACTCATGTATGTGCCGGAGCCCTGGTCTTACTACACGTTACACATCAAGAACAGCCACTGA
- the calml4a gene encoding calmodulin-like protein 4a has translation MAKFFTPVQINEFKECFSLYDKKQKGKIAAKDLITVMRCLGTSPTFGEIDRHLQVHKIEKTGELDFSTFLTMMHRQMQQEDPKTEILEALRMTDKQKKGYIQASELRAKLTMLGEKLTDKEVDELFKEANVKSNGIVNYEEFTQMVTLPPVDY, from the exons ATG GCTAAATTCTTCACCCCTGTTCAAATCAATG AGTTTAAGGAGTGCTTCTCCTTGTACGACAAGAAGCAAAAGGGCAAGATAGCAGCCAAAGACCTGATCACAGTTATGCGCTGCCTCGGTACAAGCCCCACGTTTGGTGAAATCGACAGACATCTACAAGTTCACAAAATAG AAAAGACAGGAGAGCTGGATTTCTCTACGTTCTTGACAATGATGCACAGACAGATGCAACAGGAGGACCCCAAGACCGAAATCCTGGAGGCTTTGAGGATGACGGACAAACAGAAGAAAGGATACATCCAGGCGTCCGAGCTGCGGGCCAAGCTCACCATGTTGGGGGAGAAACTCACAGACAAAGAAG TGGATGAACTCTTCAAAGAGGCAAACGTCAAGTCAAACGGGATCGTCAACTACGAGGAGTTCACACAGATGGTGACGCTGCCGCCTGTCGATTACTGA